GAAGTCGTCACGGCACCGGGTCATGGCCATGTACAGCAGGCGCGCATGCTCCATCTCGTCGGAGTCCTCAGGCACGGTGTCCTCGAGCAGGAACACCCGGTCGTACTCGAGACCCTTGGCCCGGTGCATCGACGACACCGTGAGCGCGGCGGTGTCGGTGGCGCAGACGGCGCGCGGCAGCCTGCCGCCTGCCACGATCGTGCGAAGCCTGCCGAGATCGAGCCGGCTGCTCCCGGTCCGGGCGACCGTCAGCAGGGCTGGCCACACCACGTCGAGCGGCTCGCCGGTCAGCCCGGTGTGCTCGGCGAAGTCGTCCCGATCGACGCTGAGCCCGCGGTGGTCGCGAAAAAGGGGAACGAGCCAACGCGGGTTGACCTCGTCATGGGCGCGACGCTGCAGCCGATGGTCCGCCCCGGCGCGGTGCAGCTCGGCCGACACGTCGAGCGCCTGTCCGTTGGTCCGACACAGAATCGCCGTGGTGCCGTCGAAATGGGGGAACCCGTCGACGATGTCGGTAAGCCGTCCCGCGCCCGGGGAGCCTGCGAACTCGTCACGGATCTGCTTCGCCAACGCGGATCCCGAGCCGCCGATGGTGCGCAGCGCCTCACCGCAGCGGAGGATGCCGTCGGGTCGGGGCGTCCGTGCCCGAAAGTCGCGGGTGAGGGCCAGTTCGACCAGGTCATCAGAGTAGGTCTGCCGGGCCCAGGTGAACATGTCCCCGTCGTCGTCGGGGCGGCCTCCATCACGTACCTGAAATCCGTAGATGGCCTGCGCCGGGTCCCCGACAATGGTGAACCCGCAGTCCAGCCAGGTAAGCAGCGACTTGACAAGTTCACGTCGGTCGCCCTCCAGGTCCTGCACCTCATCGAGCAGGACATGCTGCACTCGCGCGGTGTACTCGTCGGCCTGGCCCGAGACGACGACCTCGATCGCGGCTGCGATGCGTTCGTCGAACGAGCGGTGGTGCCAGTCCTCCGCCGCGCGGGTGTGCACGAGCAGGTCGAGTGCCCAGGCGTCAAAGGTCCGGGCGACGACGAAGCGGCTGCTGCCGGTGGAGGCCCTGGCTCGGGCGGCGAGTTCGCCGACCGCCGCCCGGGAGAAGGACAACACCAGGATCTCGTCGGCCACCAGATCGTGCTCCAACAGGTGCTCGATCCGCCGGACGAGGGTATGCGTCTTGCCGGTGCCGGCCGCCGCGATGATCAGCAACCGGGTGTCGGCGGGCTGTCGGACAGCCTCCTGCTGCTCGGCCGTCAAGGCCGAGGCCACTGTGCCTACGGTGTTCATTCGCCACCCCACATCTTCTCGAAGGCGGTGAACGCGAGCTGCTGTCCGTAGTTGACGATGTTGTCGCGCACGTTGAGGATCAGGCAGCGTTCCTTGCCGCCGTTGGCCTGGCCGCGCAGACCACGGCCGATCATCTGCTGGTAGACGTTCGGGCTGTACGTGGGGCGGGCTACCACGACCGCTCGCGTGGCGGGCGCGTCGAAGCCCTGGTGGAGGACGCCGTAGTTGGTCAACACCCGGATACGTCGCGTGGCGAACTGTTCGATGATCTGACGACGCCGGGCCGTCGGGGTCTGCGCGTCGACCGCCGCGGAGGTCACGCCCCTGTCGTTCAGCATGACCGACAGGAACCGTGCGTGATTGACGGAGGTGGCGAACACCAGCACGGGCCAGTCCGGATCGAGCTCACACAGCGCTTCCAGGAGAACGCCGTTGCGCACGTGATCGTCGGCCAGGCGCTGCTCGGCGCCCGGCGGCAGGGTTCCGCCGTGCAGCTGAGACATGTGCGACATCTCCTCGTCGGTCAGTCGCAGCGTGCCTCCCTCGAGGACGCGGTGGTCGACATGAGCGAGCACGCGCATTCGCTGCAGCGCCGGGTAGGGTTCGCCCTCGAAGAGGTTGTCGTCGAGCCTGGTGGCTCCGTAGCGGTTCACCAATCTGCGGGTCTCGTCCTCGCTGCGGCCCCTGAAGGGTGTGGCGGTCAGACCGATCAGCGGCCGGGCGGTGCGCATCGGCTGCTGCGTGAGGCCGAACCTCTCGAAGACCCGGGTGTAGCTCGGCGACGTCGAGCCGTGCGCCTCGTCAACGATGACCAGGGCCGGTGTGTGTAGCCAGGCGTACGCGGGATCGTCGAGGTTGGCCGTCAGTTTGTCGATGGTGGCGACGACCAGGTGAGGGTTCTCGGTCACCGGGGTGGCCTCACGGGTGCTCCAGAATCGGCTGATGGTCAGCCGAGTGCGGGCGGCTCCGGCCTTCTCCCAGACATAACGCCAGCTCTGCACCGCCTGCTCACACAACTCGTCAGACTGGGCGATCCACAGCACGGGGCCGGGCAGACCTCGCTGGCCGTGCTCCTTGATGTAGCGGATGACGGCCTCGGCGGCGACCCGGGTCTTGCCGGCGCCGGTCGGCAGGCTGAGCATGGCCCGCGACGGCGGCTGCTGCATGAGCATCCGGTGCATGCGCGCGGCGAGCGTCTCCTGATAGTCGTGGAGGGGGAAGTGCGGGGTCGGTCCCGGGACCTGCTCGGTCGCGCTGACCGGGTCCTCCCCGACGCCCGCGTAGTTGTCCGGGAGGCCCAGGTCGGCCACCGCTCTGCGGGACTTGGTGTCGCCGGTGAAGCGGACGTTCAGGGCCTCGTGGCGCTTCTCGAGGTCCTTGCGGTGGTGTCGGAGGATACCGTCACCGTGGGCGTGCAGCGCCAACTCGGTCACGCGCCGATCATCGGGCTCCTGCCCGCTGTTGGTTCGCTCCCAGGCCAGGACGCCCTCGGGCAGGCCGGACTGCAGTTGGTCGCGTCCGATCAGCAGGAGCAGCTTGCTGATGTTGTCCCGGGCGGCGCGCACCGCCTTGAGGACATCGTTGTTTCGCGCCTCATCCGCGCGCTGGAGAACGGTGTTGATCTCCATGGACGACAGGTGCAGGCCGAGTTCCCGGGAGATCACGCCGAGCAACGCGGCCTTGTCCGTGGTCTGGCGGACGTAGACGACGTTGTCCCGGGAGGCGATGTCCAGCTGGTGGGTGCGCATACCCAGTGGGGTCCGCGTGACCTCGTCGAGTTCGCTGCACTGAACGAACGTCCAGCCGTCGGCCTTGCGCCCACGCAGCAGACGGATGTGCGCGAACTCGGCCACGACCGCAACCGGCTCGGTCTCCTCGACCTTGCGCAGTTCACGGCTGACCATCTCGGCGTACCGACGCATGCCCCAGGTCTGGATCATCGCATCGACGTCGGCGGTGGTCGGGGCGAGCAGCGCTGGCACGTTCTCCCGGACGAGCGTCTGATACTCGTGCGGGTTCGCGGTGACGCAGATCTGGTCGTCAGGGCGGGTGCCCCACTTCGCGCCGATGCGGCACCGGGTGTCACCACCGGGCCACTCCGCCCCGGCTCGCAGAACCAGGGCGTAGGCCCGGCCGGGCACGGCGTCCTCCTCCGTGGTGGCGACCCTGGTAACCAGCTGCTCCCAGAGCACGCCCGGGATGTCGGTGATCGTCGCCGGAAGATCCAGCAGGTCGGCGACGGCACGATCGATCTGCGCCACGGGCAGGATGTCGCGATACTCGACGAGCGACGGCCCGACGGCTGACCTGACGGCGACGGTTCCCTCGTTCGTCTGCACACGCCCGTGCTTCTTGGCCATCCACACCAGGGGCGAGTCCACCTGCGCGTGTTGTGTCTGGCGGTTGGCGCGAGCCGTCCAGTCCCGTACCAACCCACCGGGCGGCAGGTGCTTGAGGAAGAGGCAGCGTCCCTCCTCGCTCAGCGCGGGCAGCAGCCCGAGCGGTCCGGCCGGGTTGGCACCCTCCACCACGGTGTTGGACGCCTTGGGATACGGCACCCCGGCGGGCAGCGCGGCGCACATCGCCTCCAGGGCGGCCGCCTGATACTGGTCAAACCACTCGTCCTGGCGTGGATCGAGGTCGGCCACCGGAACGTCCGACATGCCCAGCGCGGTCAACAGCGCGCGGTCGGCTGCATGGGTGCCGAGGTCGACGGTGACGCCCCTGTCTCGGCTGCCGTCGGTCGGGACGACGCGTCCCGGCAGCAGGCATTCGACCGGCCTGCGGTGGCGGCCGTCCAGCGTGCGGACCCTGATCTCACGACGCCAGCCCGGAATACGGGTGCGTATCGCGTCAGCCGCCTCCTGCGCCGGGACCCTGCGGCACAGCTTCCAGAAGTCGTTCCACTCCTGCTCGAAGTAGCGTGCGAACCCCTTGTCCAGGACTGCGGCCAGGCGGCCGGCGGCATTGGCCTCTCGTACCCCGAGTTCGTTGAGCGCGGCGGAGACGGCGTCCAACTCGGTCACCCGCGGGTCGACGTACACCAGGTCGTCATCGAGGCCGTCCTGGTCGCTGCGGCGGAAGACGCCACCGGCCTTCGCCGGGACCATGCCGCACGACTCGGTGAGGATGATCCGCGCCCGCAGGGCGTCCGCGGCCTGGCTGTGCCCGCAGCGAACCATCGCCGCCACGATGAGGATCGCCCGCGCCGAACCTTCGGGGCGGCCGTCGGCCACGAGTGCCTCCAGCCACTCGCGCACCGAGGCCTCCGGACGTCCGGCCTTGTCGAAGATCAGATTGGCCTTGGCGCGGCGTTCGCGGTTCTCAATGGACTTGTGAGTCCAGTCCATCGGACGGCCGTCATAGCCGGACCACATCGCCAGCCAGTCGTCGATCATGCCGTCCGGGGTCAGGTTCAGCTGATCCGGTCGGCGCAGCTCCCCGTTCTGGTCGGGGATCGACGGACGTGACGCCGCAGCCTTCCAGACCGCGTTGGTCAGCCGCTCGTCAGCCCACTGCGGTGCCTCGCGGCCTCGTCCAGGCAGCAGCATCAGGTAGGAACCAGGGTCCGCCGGCTGGACGAGGTATGGCAGGGACTCGACGACAAGTTCGGCCGCCCGCTCGATCAGCTCGTCGTTGAACGCGTTGTGATCGAACAGGTTCTGTCGATCCTCGCCTGTCTTCCAGGGGGCGTTGAGCAGGCCGCGCAGCGTGGTCGCGTAGTTGGTGGGGAAGTAGGCCCAGAAGGTGCCGCGGCCGCCGCCGCTGCCCTGCGGCACGGCCCACGCCAGATCGATCTCCGGGCGGTCGTGCAGCTCGCCTGCGCTGCGCAGCGCGGTCACCGAAGGCCGATGCGAACACCGGAAGACGTTCCACACCGAGGTGGTCTGCCTGCCGTCCTCACCCGGCCCCTGCAGCGTGTGCAAGGTGTCGCTGGCCTTAACCGACATCACACGGTGCAGCGTCCGGCCCGGGC
The Catellatospora sp. IY07-71 DNA segment above includes these coding regions:
- a CDS encoding UvrD-helicase domain-containing protein → MNTVGTVASALTAEQQEAVRQPADTRLLIIAAAGTGKTHTLVRRIEHLLEHDLVADEILVLSFSRAAVGELAARARASTGSSRFVVARTFDAWALDLLVHTRAAEDWHHRSFDERIAAAIEVVVSGQADEYTARVQHVLLDEVQDLEGDRRELVKSLLTWLDCGFTIVGDPAQAIYGFQVRDGGRPDDDGDMFTWARQTYSDDLVELALTRDFRARTPRPDGILRCGEALRTIGGSGSALAKQIRDEFAGSPGAGRLTDIVDGFPHFDGTTAILCRTNGQALDVSAELHRAGADHRLQRRAHDEVNPRWLVPLFRDHRGLSVDRDDFAEHTGLTGEPLDVVWPALLTVARTGSSRLDLGRLRTIVAGGRLPRAVCATDTAALTVSSMHRAKGLEYDRVFLLEDTVPEDSDEMEHARLLYMAMTRCRDDFFRLDPLPRSKVYAKTCRHSGRWGRYQFQFAGRRLGLALSGGDVSADRPAGTEGFTADPLELQDYLAREVRPGDPVMLTVLEQMPDDDLAVPAYAVTHGGRPIGVVSRGFRMDLARYMYRSAARLPEHASWPSAMTNCWIDDVEAVAGGAAQGRRVGLGEHGVWLAPRLTGLSSFRYHRNDTEHDDE
- a CDS encoding DEAD/DEAH box helicase; its protein translation is MTSTADMSGKTVRQVVEEQSSRVLETYRIDKGLIQEHANGERRINQGGYGERQIYELVQNGADEMRTLGEGEIRVILTEHYLYCANTGNPMTPDGADTILRMSVSRKRGGQIGRFGVGVKSVLSVSDAPEFYSSTGSFGFDRDWAASRIRSVAPDVVETPVLRLARPIETQQARTEDRILDELLARAVTVVRLPLTPGSAERLGADLRSFPSEFQLFSPHVAHLHLEDRRPGRTLHRVMSVKASDTLHTLQGPGEDGRQTTSVWNVFRCSHRPSVTALRSAGELHDRPEIDLAWAVPQGSGGGRGTFWAYFPTNYATTLRGLLNAPWKTGEDRQNLFDHNAFNDELIERAAELVVESLPYLVQPADPGSYLMLLPGRGREAPQWADERLTNAVWKAAASRPSIPDQNGELRRPDQLNLTPDGMIDDWLAMWSGYDGRPMDWTHKSIENRERRAKANLIFDKAGRPEASVREWLEALVADGRPEGSARAILIVAAMVRCGHSQAADALRARIILTESCGMVPAKAGGVFRRSDQDGLDDDLVYVDPRVTELDAVSAALNELGVREANAAGRLAAVLDKGFARYFEQEWNDFWKLCRRVPAQEAADAIRTRIPGWRREIRVRTLDGRHRRPVECLLPGRVVPTDGSRDRGVTVDLGTHAADRALLTALGMSDVPVADLDPRQDEWFDQYQAAALEAMCAALPAGVPYPKASNTVVEGANPAGPLGLLPALSEEGRCLFLKHLPPGGLVRDWTARANRQTQHAQVDSPLVWMAKKHGRVQTNEGTVAVRSAVGPSLVEYRDILPVAQIDRAVADLLDLPATITDIPGVLWEQLVTRVATTEEDAVPGRAYALVLRAGAEWPGGDTRCRIGAKWGTRPDDQICVTANPHEYQTLVRENVPALLAPTTADVDAMIQTWGMRRYAEMVSRELRKVEETEPVAVVAEFAHIRLLRGRKADGWTFVQCSELDEVTRTPLGMRTHQLDIASRDNVVYVRQTTDKAALLGVISRELGLHLSSMEINTVLQRADEARNNDVLKAVRAARDNISKLLLLIGRDQLQSGLPEGVLAWERTNSGQEPDDRRVTELALHAHGDGILRHHRKDLEKRHEALNVRFTGDTKSRRAVADLGLPDNYAGVGEDPVSATEQVPGPTPHFPLHDYQETLAARMHRMLMQQPPSRAMLSLPTGAGKTRVAAEAVIRYIKEHGQRGLPGPVLWIAQSDELCEQAVQSWRYVWEKAGAARTRLTISRFWSTREATPVTENPHLVVATIDKLTANLDDPAYAWLHTPALVIVDEAHGSTSPSYTRVFERFGLTQQPMRTARPLIGLTATPFRGRSEDETRRLVNRYGATRLDDNLFEGEPYPALQRMRVLAHVDHRVLEGGTLRLTDEEMSHMSQLHGGTLPPGAEQRLADDHVRNGVLLEALCELDPDWPVLVFATSVNHARFLSVMLNDRGVTSAAVDAQTPTARRRQIIEQFATRRIRVLTNYGVLHQGFDAPATRAVVVARPTYSPNVYQQMIGRGLRGQANGGKERCLILNVRDNIVNYGQQLAFTAFEKMWGGE